One Perognathus longimembris pacificus isolate PPM17 chromosome 2, ASM2315922v1, whole genome shotgun sequence DNA segment encodes these proteins:
- the Slc25a28 gene encoding mitoferrin-2 isoform X1, with protein sequence MELEGRSAGGVAGGPAAGPGRSPGESALLDGWLQRGVGRGPGGGEAGACRPPVRQDPDSGPDYEALPAGATVTTHMVAGAVAGILEHCVMYPIDCVKTRMQSLQPDPAARYRNVLEALWRIIRTEGLWRPMRGLNVTATGAGPAHALYFACYEKLKKTLSDVIHPGGNSHIANGAAGCVATLLHDAAMNPAEVIKQRMQMYNSPYHRVTDCVRAVWQNEGAGAFYRSYTTQLTMNVPFQAIHFMTYEFLQEHFNPQRRYNPSSHVLSGACAGAVAAAATTPLDVCKTLLNTQESLALNSNITGHITGMASAFRTVYQVGGVTAYFRGVQARVIYQIPSTAIAWSVYEFFKYVITKRQEEWRAGK encoded by the exons ATGGAATTGGAGGGGCGGAGTGCAGGCGGCGTGGCGGGGGGGCCGGCAGCTGGGCCCGGGCGGAGCCCCGGGGAGTCGGCGCTGCTGGACGGGTGGCTGCAGCGGGGCGTGGGCCGGGGGCCCGgcggcggggaggccggggcctGCAGGCCCCCGGTACGGCAGGATCCGGATTCTGGCCCAGACTATGAGGCACTGCCGGCTGGAGCCACTGTCACCACGCACATGGTGGCGGGCGCCGTGGCCGGGATCCTGGAGCATTGCGTGATGTACCCCATCGACTGCGTCAAG ACCCGGATGCAGAGTCTACAGCCTGACCCAGCCGCCCGCTACCGCAATGTGTTGGAGGCCCTCTGGAGGATTATAAGAACGGAGGGCCTGTGGAGGCCCATGCGGGGGCTGAATGTCACAGCAACAGGCGCAGGGCCTGCCCACGCCCTCTATTTTGCCTGCTACGAAAAGTTAAAAAAGACATTGAGTGATGTAATCCACCCAGGGGGCAATAGCCATATTGCCAATG GTGCAGCTGGGTGTGTGGCAACATTACTTCATGATGCAGCCATGAATCCAGCGGAAG TAATCAAGCAGAGGATGCAGATGTACAACTCACCATACCACCGTGTGACAGACTGTGTACGGGCAGTGTGGCAAAATGAAGGGGCCGGGGCCTTTTACCGCAGCTACACGACTCAGCTAACCATGAATGTTCCCTTCCAAGCCATTCACTTCATGACCTATGAATTCCTGCAGGAGCACTTTAACCCTCAGAGACGGTACAACCCCAGTTCCCACGTTCTCTCCGGAGCCTGTGCAGGAGCTGTAGCTGCCGCTGCCACAACCCCACTGGACGTTTGCAAAACACTGCTCAACACCCAGGAatccctggctttgaactcaaacaTTACAGGACATATTACAGGCATGGCAAGTGCCTTCAGGACGGTCTATCAAGTAGGCGGGGTGACTGCCTACTTCCGAGGGGTACAGGCTAGAGTAATTTACCAGATCCCCTCCACAGCCATCGCATGGTCTGTGTATGAGTTCTTCAAATATGTAATCACAAAACGACAAGAAGAGTGGAGGGCAGGCAAGTGA
- the Slc25a28 gene encoding mitoferrin-2 isoform X2 produces MFSDNGPLQPHPSFGAPQQRGTVPSLTYQLDFFLSSPWHQLQMPGAAGCVATLLHDAAMNPAEVIKQRMQMYNSPYHRVTDCVRAVWQNEGAGAFYRSYTTQLTMNVPFQAIHFMTYEFLQEHFNPQRRYNPSSHVLSGACAGAVAAAATTPLDVCKTLLNTQESLALNSNITGHITGMASAFRTVYQVGGVTAYFRGVQARVIYQIPSTAIAWSVYEFFKYVITKRQEEWRAGK; encoded by the exons ATGTTTTCAGACAACGGGCCGCTTCAACCCCACCCCTCCTTTGGGGCACCTCAACAAAGGGGCACAGTTCCCTCCCTAACCTACCAGCTTGACTTTTTCCTCTCATCTCCCTGGCATCAACTTCAAATGCCTG GTGCAGCTGGGTGTGTGGCAACATTACTTCATGATGCAGCCATGAATCCAGCGGAAG TAATCAAGCAGAGGATGCAGATGTACAACTCACCATACCACCGTGTGACAGACTGTGTACGGGCAGTGTGGCAAAATGAAGGGGCCGGGGCCTTTTACCGCAGCTACACGACTCAGCTAACCATGAATGTTCCCTTCCAAGCCATTCACTTCATGACCTATGAATTCCTGCAGGAGCACTTTAACCCTCAGAGACGGTACAACCCCAGTTCCCACGTTCTCTCCGGAGCCTGTGCAGGAGCTGTAGCTGCCGCTGCCACAACCCCACTGGACGTTTGCAAAACACTGCTCAACACCCAGGAatccctggctttgaactcaaacaTTACAGGACATATTACAGGCATGGCAAGTGCCTTCAGGACGGTCTATCAAGTAGGCGGGGTGACTGCCTACTTCCGAGGGGTACAGGCTAGAGTAATTTACCAGATCCCCTCCACAGCCATCGCATGGTCTGTGTATGAGTTCTTCAAATATGTAATCACAAAACGACAAGAAGAGTGGAGGGCAGGCAAGTGA